A stretch of the Actinotalea sp. JY-7876 genome encodes the following:
- a CDS encoding MIP/aquaporin family protein — MDVTLTDIFVSEFIGTTLLLLMGAGVVANVILPTTKGFNGGWLLINFGWGLAVFVGVFAAWASGAHLNPAVTVGLAANDPGGEFMPGVPIDVTSIGVYFGAQLLGAFLGAVLAWAAYKKHFDQPEADGATKLAVFATGPAIRSYGWNFLTEVLGTFVLVYIVIQFGNTPHEMGPLAVALVVVGIGASLGGPTGYAINPARDLGPRIAHAVLPIPGKGSSDWGYAWVPIAGPLVGGVLAGLLAAAVI; from the coding sequence ATGGACGTGACCCTGACCGACATCTTCGTCTCGGAGTTCATCGGCACGACACTGCTCCTGCTCATGGGTGCAGGCGTCGTCGCCAACGTCATCCTCCCGACGACCAAGGGTTTCAACGGGGGCTGGCTGCTCATCAACTTCGGCTGGGGCCTTGCGGTCTTCGTCGGTGTGTTCGCGGCGTGGGCCTCGGGCGCACACCTGAACCCCGCCGTGACCGTCGGCCTGGCGGCCAACGACCCGGGCGGCGAGTTCATGCCGGGTGTCCCGATCGACGTGACGTCCATCGGGGTCTACTTCGGCGCCCAGCTCCTCGGCGCGTTCCTCGGCGCCGTGCTGGCCTGGGCCGCGTACAAGAAGCACTTCGACCAGCCGGAGGCCGACGGCGCCACCAAGCTCGCCGTCTTCGCGACGGGCCCGGCGATCCGCTCCTACGGCTGGAACTTCCTCACCGAGGTGCTCGGCACGTTCGTGCTCGTCTACATCGTCATCCAGTTCGGCAACACGCCGCACGAGATGGGGCCCCTCGCGGTGGCCCTGGTGGTCGTCGGCATCGGCGCGAGCCTCGGTGGCCCCACGGGGTACGCCATCAACCCGGCCCGTGACCTCGGCCCCCGCATCGCGCACGCGGTCCTGCCCATCCCCGGCAAGGGCTCGAGCGACTGGGGCTACGCGTGGGTGCCGATCGCCGGCCCCCTCGTGGGCGGCGTGCTCGCCGGCCTGCTCGCGGCCGCCGTCATCTGA
- the glpK gene encoding glycerol kinase GlpK yields MADYILAIDQGTTSSRAIVFDHSGTIVATGQKEHEQIFPKPGWVEHDPMEIWTNVREVVGLALTRANLTHHDVAAVGITNQRETAVVWDRTTGKPIYNAIVWQDTRTQKICDQLAALGGGAERYKERVGLPLATYFSGPKVRWILDNVEGAREKAERGELAFGNTDAWVLWNMTGGTDGGVHITDVTNASRTLLMNIDSLTWNEEIAQEMGVPLSMLPEIRSSSEVYGKGRRGGMVPDVPIAGILGDQQAATFGQACFEVGTAKNTYGTGNFMLLNTGTEPIQSKNGLLTTVCYKLGEQPQVYALEGSIAVTGSLVQWMRDNLGLIKDAPEIEKLAATVDDNGGAYFVPAFSGLFAPYWRSDARGALVGLTRYVNKGHIARAALEATAFQTREVLDAMNADSGVDLTELKVDGGMIANNLLMQFQADILGVPVVRPQVAETTALGAAYAAGIAVGFWEGEQDVIDNWAEDRRWEPSMDDAERDRTYRNWKKAVTKTFDWVDDDTE; encoded by the coding sequence ATGGCTGACTACATCCTTGCCATCGACCAGGGCACCACGAGCTCCCGGGCCATCGTGTTCGACCACTCCGGCACCATCGTGGCCACCGGCCAGAAGGAGCACGAGCAGATCTTCCCCAAGCCGGGCTGGGTCGAGCACGACCCGATGGAGATCTGGACCAACGTGCGCGAGGTGGTCGGCCTCGCGCTGACCCGCGCCAACCTCACGCACCACGACGTGGCCGCCGTCGGCATCACCAACCAGCGCGAGACCGCCGTCGTGTGGGACCGCACGACGGGCAAGCCGATCTACAACGCGATCGTCTGGCAGGACACGCGCACGCAGAAGATCTGCGACCAGCTCGCCGCGCTGGGCGGCGGCGCCGAGCGCTACAAGGAGCGCGTCGGGCTCCCGCTGGCCACCTACTTCTCGGGCCCCAAGGTCCGCTGGATCCTCGACAACGTCGAGGGCGCTCGCGAGAAGGCGGAGCGCGGCGAGCTCGCGTTCGGCAACACGGACGCGTGGGTGCTGTGGAACATGACCGGCGGGACCGACGGCGGCGTCCACATCACCGACGTCACGAACGCGTCGCGCACGCTGCTCATGAACATCGACTCGCTCACCTGGAACGAGGAGATCGCGCAGGAGATGGGTGTGCCCCTCTCGATGCTGCCCGAGATCCGGTCCTCGTCCGAGGTGTACGGCAAGGGGCGCCGCGGCGGCATGGTGCCGGACGTGCCGATCGCCGGCATCCTCGGCGACCAGCAGGCCGCGACGTTCGGCCAGGCCTGCTTCGAGGTGGGCACCGCCAAGAACACGTACGGCACCGGCAACTTCATGCTCCTCAACACGGGCACCGAGCCGATCCAGTCCAAGAACGGCCTGCTCACGACCGTCTGCTACAAGCTCGGCGAGCAGCCGCAGGTCTACGCGCTCGAGGGCTCGATCGCGGTGACCGGGTCCCTGGTGCAGTGGATGCGGGACAACCTCGGGCTGATCAAGGACGCTCCCGAGATCGAGAAGCTCGCCGCCACGGTGGACGACAACGGCGGGGCGTACTTCGTGCCGGCGTTCTCGGGCCTCTTCGCGCCGTACTGGCGCTCGGACGCCCGCGGCGCGCTGGTCGGGCTCACGCGCTACGTCAACAAGGGCCACATCGCCCGCGCGGCGCTCGAGGCCACGGCGTTCCAGACCCGCGAGGTGCTGGACGCCATGAACGCCGACTCGGGCGTGGACCTCACCGAGCTCAAGGTCGACGGCGGCATGATCGCCAACAACCTGCTCATGCAGTTCCAGGCCGACATCCTCGGGGTCCCGGTCGTGCGGCCCCAGGTCGCGGAGACGACGGCGCTCGGCGCGGCCTACGCGGCCGGCATCGCCGTCGGCTTCTGGGAGGGCGAGCAGGACGTCATCGACAACTGGGCCGAGGACCGCCGCTGGGAGCCGTCGATGGACGACGCGGAACGCGACCGCACGTACCGGAACTGGAAGAAGGCCGTGACGAAGACCTTCGACTGGGTCGACGACGACACGGAGTGA
- a CDS encoding MarR family winged helix-turn-helix transcriptional regulator, producing MAAPDGVDRILEQWAAERPELDTRPMGLFGRIYRISRLSGDAVEATYAQHGITRADFDVLATLRRSGEPFALSPSGLTASLMLTSGGTTGRIDRLERAGLVRRSPDPADRRALLVSLTERGRDVVDAAVAAGLETQRRLASGLSDAERRRLDDLLRTLLASVTDPPG from the coding sequence ATGGCAGCACCGGACGGCGTCGACCGGATCCTCGAGCAGTGGGCCGCCGAGCGGCCCGAGCTCGACACCCGGCCCATGGGCCTCTTCGGCCGCATCTACCGGATCTCGCGCCTCTCCGGCGACGCGGTGGAGGCGACGTACGCGCAGCACGGCATCACGCGCGCCGACTTCGACGTGCTCGCGACCCTGCGTCGCTCCGGGGAGCCGTTCGCGCTGTCGCCGTCGGGCCTGACCGCGAGCCTCATGCTGACCTCGGGCGGGACGACCGGCCGGATCGACCGCCTCGAGCGTGCCGGCCTCGTGCGCCGGTCGCCGGACCCGGCCGACCGTCGAGCCCTGCTCGTGTCGCTGACCGAGCGCGGTCGCGACGTGGTCGACGCCGCCGTCGCCGCCGGCCTCGAGACACAGCGGCGGCTCGCCTCGGGGCTCTCCGACGCCGAGCGCCGTCGTCTCGACGACCTCCTCCGGACGCTCCTCGCGTCGGTGACGGACCCGCCCGGCTGA
- a CDS encoding EamA family transporter gives MSRLSLLLVTAVAPAVWGTTYATTTLLLPLDRPLLAATLRALPAGLLLLAVGRRLPRGSWWWRATVLGALNIGVFFALLFLAAYRLPGGVAATLGAVQPLVVAGLSALVLHERVRARTVVAGLVGVVGVALLVLRASARLDTVGVVAGLVATGAMALGLVLTRRWGRPVGLLTATAWQLTAGGLLLVPMLLVAEGLPAHLTGRNLAGFAYLTLVGTALAYALWFRGLERLSPTHVSFLGLLSPLVATAVGVLALGERLTPWQVLGAALALAGLVAAQLPSRATRRATREAAGAVAGRGWAGRMAGCE, from the coding sequence ATGTCGAGGCTGTCGCTCCTGCTCGTCACCGCCGTGGCACCCGCGGTCTGGGGCACGACGTACGCGACGACCACTCTCCTGCTCCCGCTGGACCGTCCGCTCCTCGCCGCGACGCTCCGCGCGCTGCCCGCGGGCCTCCTCCTCCTCGCCGTCGGTCGGCGCCTGCCGCGCGGGTCGTGGTGGTGGCGCGCGACCGTCCTCGGGGCGCTCAACATCGGCGTCTTCTTCGCCCTGCTCTTCCTCGCGGCCTACCGCCTGCCGGGCGGCGTCGCGGCGACGCTCGGGGCGGTGCAGCCGCTCGTCGTCGCCGGCCTGTCCGCCCTGGTGCTGCACGAGCGGGTCCGGGCGCGGACCGTGGTCGCAGGCCTGGTCGGCGTCGTCGGCGTTGCCCTCCTGGTGCTGCGCGCGAGCGCGCGGCTCGACACCGTCGGCGTGGTCGCCGGGCTCGTCGCGACCGGGGCGATGGCACTCGGGCTCGTCCTCACCCGTCGCTGGGGACGGCCGGTCGGCCTGCTCACCGCGACGGCGTGGCAGCTGACCGCCGGCGGGCTGCTCCTCGTGCCGATGCTGCTCGTGGCCGAAGGGCTACCCGCGCACCTCACCGGGCGGAACCTGGCCGGCTTCGCGTACCTCACGCTCGTGGGCACGGCGCTCGCGTACGCGCTGTGGTTCCGAGGGCTCGAGCGGCTGTCGCCGACGCACGTCTCGTTCCTCGGCCTGCTCAGCCCGCTGGTCGCGACCGCCGTCGGCGTCCTCGCGCTCGGCGAGCGCCTGACGCCGTGGCAGGTGCTCGGCGCCGCCCTCGCCCTCGCGGGCCTCGTCGCCGCCCAGCTCCCCTCCCGCGCGACCCGCCGGGCGACCCGCGAGGCGGCCGGGGCGGTTGCCGGGCGGGGGTGGGCTGGGAGGATGGCCGGATGCGAGTGA
- a CDS encoding NAD(P)-dependent oxidoreductase, with protein MRVTVTGAFGKAGRVAVEDLVAHGYEVLATDVAGPPGADAGLAADLLVADLTDYGQVVEVLAGSDAVVHLGNIPAPGRTTGPETLHRNQAMNANVFLAAARLGLRRVVWASSETTLGLPFDDAPPRYLPVDEAHFPHPTTEYALSKVLGEQMAEHVSAWSGIPFVGLRISNIHRPQDYAAVPDYWPDARSRAWNAWGYVDVRDVAQACRLALEATTTGSRNVIVAAADTIMDRPSAELVAEVFGDVPLTRELGEFETLLAIDAARELLGYEPAHSWRDELGPHGEAPDVVPSPS; from the coding sequence ATGCGAGTGACTGTCACGGGTGCGTTCGGCAAGGCGGGGCGGGTGGCCGTCGAGGACCTCGTCGCGCACGGGTACGAGGTCCTCGCCACGGACGTCGCCGGGCCACCCGGGGCCGACGCCGGCCTCGCCGCGGACCTCCTCGTCGCGGACCTCACCGACTACGGGCAGGTCGTCGAGGTCCTGGCGGGCTCGGACGCCGTCGTGCACCTCGGCAACATCCCGGCGCCCGGCCGGACCACGGGCCCCGAGACGCTGCACCGCAACCAGGCGATGAACGCGAACGTCTTCCTCGCGGCCGCGCGGCTGGGGCTGCGGCGCGTGGTGTGGGCGTCGAGCGAGACCACGCTCGGGCTCCCGTTCGACGACGCGCCGCCGCGCTACCTGCCCGTCGACGAGGCGCACTTCCCGCACCCGACGACGGAGTACGCGCTCTCCAAGGTGCTCGGCGAGCAGATGGCGGAGCACGTCTCGGCGTGGTCGGGCATCCCGTTCGTCGGGCTGCGGATCTCCAACATCCACCGGCCGCAGGACTACGCCGCCGTGCCTGACTACTGGCCAGACGCGCGGTCGCGCGCCTGGAACGCGTGGGGGTACGTGGACGTGCGCGACGTCGCCCAGGCGTGCCGGCTCGCGCTCGAGGCGACGACGACGGGGTCCCGCAACGTCATCGTGGCCGCGGCCGACACGATCATGGACCGGCCGTCCGCCGAGCTCGTGGCCGAGGTGTTCGGCGACGTGCCCCTCACGCGCGAGCTCGGCGAGTTCGAGACGCTGCTGGCGATCGACGCCGCGCGCGAGCTGCTCGGCTACGAGCCCGCGCACTCCTGGCGGGACGAGCTCGGGCCCCACGGCGAGGCGCCCGACGTCGTGCCGTCGCCGAGCTGA
- a CDS encoding ABC transporter permease, which translates to MATQTGHTTAAGVDLPLPPPERKRRRGAGLPPGEKALVARPTTWVVWALVAAFFVFLIGIITSVVVDSFGKPWFDSWLPEAWSGSFYLGAWERFGMAQVIGVTLVVAVTVIAASVLIGVPAAYLLARRNFPFKRVLTLLFLLPVLMPPITYGIPLATVMYNAGLGRSLTAVILVNMVPSVPFVIMTMTPFIEQINPSIESAARMSGASLRTVFTRILGPLLVPGILAAAVLVLVRTVGMFELTYLVSGPESDTLVVAIYRAMTASGGGEARQLVSSMAVVYTATMMVILIVALRYVSPTQLVARVKDARDD; encoded by the coding sequence ATGGCGACGCAGACCGGGCACACGACCGCAGCCGGCGTCGACCTGCCGCTGCCTCCGCCCGAGCGCAAGCGCCGTCGCGGGGCCGGCCTGCCGCCGGGGGAGAAGGCGCTCGTCGCACGCCCCACGACGTGGGTCGTGTGGGCGCTGGTGGCCGCGTTCTTCGTGTTCCTCATCGGGATCATCACGAGCGTCGTCGTCGACTCCTTCGGCAAGCCGTGGTTCGACTCGTGGCTGCCGGAGGCGTGGTCGGGGAGCTTCTACCTCGGCGCGTGGGAACGCTTCGGGATGGCGCAGGTCATCGGCGTGACGCTCGTCGTCGCGGTGACGGTCATCGCGGCGTCGGTCCTCATCGGGGTGCCGGCGGCGTACCTGCTCGCGCGCCGGAACTTCCCGTTCAAGCGCGTGCTGACCCTGCTGTTCCTGCTGCCGGTGCTCATGCCGCCGATCACGTACGGCATCCCGCTCGCGACGGTCATGTACAACGCCGGGCTCGGTCGCAGCCTGACGGCCGTGATCCTGGTCAACATGGTGCCGTCGGTGCCGTTCGTGATCATGACCATGACGCCGTTCATCGAGCAGATCAACCCGTCGATCGAGAGCGCCGCGCGGATGTCGGGCGCCTCGCTGCGGACGGTCTTCACGAGGATCCTGGGCCCGCTGCTGGTGCCCGGCATCCTCGCGGCGGCCGTGCTGGTCCTGGTGCGCACCGTCGGCATGTTCGAGCTGACGTACCTGGTCTCCGGCCCGGAGTCCGACACGCTCGTCGTCGCGATCTACCGGGCGATGACCGCCTCGGGCGGCGGCGAGGCGCGCCAGCTCGTCTCCTCGATGGCCGTGGTCTACACCGCGACCATGATGGTCATCCTCATCGTGGCCCTGCGCTACGTGAGCCCCACCCAGCTCGTCGCCCGCGTCAAGGACGCGCGCGACGACTGA
- a CDS encoding ABC transporter permease: MSVARPTPGGRAPRREKSTASLKHRLAERGVDGSLLMLLPALLFTVVLFIYPFTYGIGLTFQPAFWIQDQWGGGAFANYRAFFGDSFVFDSIYLTMRLALPVALFNVLASIPVAYKLRHKFRGKKLLTTLLVLPITLGTVLTAQGLLIFAGRQGWLNRFLVSSGIIDEPLQLVNNYWGVVFSLVISGFPFAFLLITSYLSGIDPSIEAAAKTMGANWAQRFRRIVLPLLAPGLATTFILTFVLAFSVFPSARLVGDAMGETRVMSLMAFRAFGEQNDYPMASTIAVMMGLVELVVIAVVMLWRSFMYKGSTGGKG; the protein is encoded by the coding sequence GTGAGCGTGGCCCGGCCGACGCCGGGGGGCCGCGCCCCCCGGCGCGAGAAGAGCACGGCGAGCCTCAAGCACCGGCTCGCGGAGCGCGGCGTCGACGGCTCGCTGCTCATGCTGCTGCCGGCGCTGCTGTTCACCGTCGTGCTGTTCATCTACCCGTTCACGTACGGGATCGGCCTCACGTTCCAGCCGGCGTTCTGGATCCAGGACCAGTGGGGTGGCGGTGCGTTCGCGAACTACCGCGCCTTCTTCGGGGACTCGTTCGTCTTCGACTCCATCTACCTGACGATGCGCCTGGCACTGCCCGTGGCGCTGTTCAACGTCCTGGCGTCGATCCCCGTGGCGTACAAGCTGCGCCACAAGTTCCGCGGCAAGAAGCTCCTGACGACGCTGCTCGTGCTGCCCATCACGCTCGGCACGGTCCTCACCGCGCAGGGCCTGCTGATCTTCGCGGGGCGTCAGGGCTGGCTCAACCGGTTCCTGGTCTCGAGCGGGATCATCGACGAGCCGCTCCAGCTGGTGAACAACTACTGGGGCGTCGTCTTCTCGCTGGTCATCTCCGGGTTCCCCTTCGCCTTCCTGCTGATCACCTCGTACCTGTCGGGGATCGACCCGTCGATCGAGGCGGCCGCGAAGACGATGGGCGCCAACTGGGCGCAGCGGTTCCGCCGCATCGTCCTCCCGCTCCTGGCGCCGGGCCTCGCGACGACGTTCATCCTCACGTTCGTCCTCGCGTTCAGCGTGTTCCCCTCGGCCCGCCTCGTCGGTGACGCCATGGGGGAGACGCGTGTCATGTCGCTCATGGCGTTCCGCGCCTTCGGTGAGCAGAACGACTACCCGATGGCCTCCACCATCGCGGTGATGATGGGGCTCGTCGAGCTCGTGGTCATCGCGGTCGTCATGCTCTGGCGCTCGTTCATGTACAAGGGATCGACCGGAGGGAAGGGCTGA
- a CDS encoding ABC transporter ATP-binding protein, which yields MAIAAGKFESLELQGVGRSFGGQTALADLDLTVRAGEFIALLGPSGCGKSTALNCIAGLLPLTHGQILIDGKRVDTVPAENRGFGMVFQNYALFPHLSVEKNIAFGLQMRKVSKEETKRRVAEAVALVKLEQHAKKLPGQLSGGQQQRVAIARAVVTEPRLVLMDEPLSNLDAKLRLEMRTEIRRLHQSLGLTTIYVTHDQEEALSMADRLVVLREGRVQQVGTPEQLHKHPVNWHVADFMGYRNLVDLTVSAVAGDVVTVEGQGIRLHGTAPEPVAVGALVRVAIRPEDLVVVSPTAPQVGGNAVSADVVTVEYHGREFAVGATTPQGQLLHVHADHPPVLGHTVDLTADPSRVLVYPADAVDPSALSPEERELAEVRR from the coding sequence ATGGCCATTGCTGCCGGCAAGTTCGAGTCGTTGGAGCTCCAGGGCGTCGGTCGGAGCTTCGGTGGTCAGACGGCGCTGGCGGACCTCGACCTGACGGTCCGGGCGGGCGAGTTCATCGCCCTGCTCGGGCCGTCAGGCTGCGGGAAGTCCACCGCCCTCAACTGCATCGCGGGTCTGCTGCCGCTGACCCACGGGCAGATCCTCATCGACGGCAAGCGCGTCGACACCGTGCCGGCCGAGAACCGCGGGTTCGGCATGGTGTTCCAGAACTACGCGCTCTTCCCGCACCTCAGCGTCGAGAAGAACATCGCGTTCGGCCTCCAGATGCGCAAGGTCTCCAAGGAGGAGACCAAGCGCCGCGTCGCCGAGGCGGTCGCGCTGGTCAAGCTCGAGCAGCACGCGAAGAAGCTGCCGGGCCAGCTCTCGGGCGGTCAGCAGCAGCGCGTCGCGATCGCGCGCGCCGTCGTGACGGAGCCGCGGCTCGTCCTCATGGACGAGCCGCTGTCCAACCTCGACGCCAAGCTGCGGCTCGAGATGCGCACCGAGATCCGGCGGCTGCACCAGTCGCTGGGCCTGACCACCATCTACGTGACGCACGACCAGGAGGAGGCCCTGTCGATGGCCGACCGCCTCGTGGTGCTGCGCGAGGGGCGGGTGCAGCAGGTCGGCACGCCCGAGCAGCTGCACAAGCACCCGGTGAACTGGCACGTCGCGGACTTCATGGGCTACCGCAACCTCGTGGACCTGACGGTCTCGGCGGTCGCCGGCGACGTCGTCACGGTCGAGGGGCAGGGGATCCGGCTGCACGGCACCGCGCCCGAGCCCGTCGCCGTCGGCGCGCTGGTCCGCGTCGCCATCCGGCCCGAGGACCTGGTCGTCGTCTCGCCGACGGCGCCCCAGGTCGGCGGCAACGCGGTCAGTGCGGACGTCGTGACGGTCGAGTACCACGGCCGGGAGTTCGCGGTCGGGGCGACGACACCGCAGGGCCAGCTGCTGCACGTGCACGCGGACCACCCGCCGGTCCTCGGCCACACGGTCGATCTCACGGCGGACCCGTCGCGCGTGCTGGTCTACCCCGCGGACGCCGTGGACCCGAGCGCGCTGTCCCCCGAGGAACGCGAGCTCGCGGAGGTCAGGCGGTGA
- a CDS encoding extracellular solute-binding protein codes for MRTTKHLHLVAGVAALGLLLTACAAPENTQRPEGEESAAAGEGGDEIPETPSEPVDLTIHDVGGVLKLFQGAIEDYAEENPDVIASVTFETGASPDLVGALKPQVDTNNLQIDLVLTGNDALSAGIGEELWIPIAEEYGDRLGNMDNYLAPAADMQELSQGHGVLLSWTPGGPLLSYNPDQLPTSDVPSTPEELLEWAEANPGKFGYARPANSGPGRTWLQGLPYILGDEDPRDPENGWDKTWAFLKELDQYVDTYPTGTGQVITNMSDGTWALTPITMGWDIEPRADGRAPNTLEVAEFEDYTFISDSHFAVVPQGQSADKMSAILLLLNDLLTPEQNAKAYDNGYHYPGPSIEGATLDLAPEDTQAVIEEFSRDWYDEAIETHEAQTQLDAASIVVAFDIWDREVGAGKFEAN; via the coding sequence ATGCGAACGACCAAGCACCTGCACCTGGTGGCCGGAGTCGCGGCCCTCGGGCTGCTGCTCACGGCCTGCGCGGCCCCCGAGAACACGCAGCGACCCGAGGGCGAGGAGTCCGCCGCCGCCGGGGAGGGGGGCGACGAGATCCCCGAGACGCCGTCGGAGCCGGTCGACCTGACCATCCACGACGTCGGCGGCGTGCTGAAGCTGTTCCAGGGCGCCATCGAGGACTACGCCGAGGAGAACCCCGACGTCATTGCGTCGGTCACGTTCGAGACGGGCGCCTCGCCCGACCTGGTCGGCGCCCTCAAGCCGCAGGTCGACACGAACAACCTGCAGATCGACCTGGTGCTGACGGGCAACGACGCCCTCTCGGCAGGCATCGGCGAGGAGCTGTGGATCCCGATCGCCGAGGAGTACGGCGACCGGCTCGGCAACATGGACAACTACCTCGCGCCCGCCGCCGACATGCAGGAGCTCTCGCAGGGTCACGGCGTGCTGCTCTCGTGGACCCCGGGCGGCCCGCTGCTCAGCTACAACCCCGACCAGCTGCCGACGTCGGACGTGCCGAGCACGCCCGAGGAGCTCCTGGAGTGGGCGGAGGCCAACCCCGGCAAGTTCGGTTACGCGCGCCCCGCGAACTCCGGCCCGGGCCGCACGTGGCTCCAGGGCCTGCCGTACATCCTCGGTGACGAGGACCCGCGCGACCCGGAGAACGGCTGGGACAAGACCTGGGCGTTCCTCAAGGAGCTCGACCAGTACGTCGACACGTACCCGACGGGCACCGGCCAGGTCATCACGAACATGTCGGACGGCACCTGGGCGCTGACGCCGATCACGATGGGCTGGGACATCGAGCCCCGCGCCGACGGCCGCGCGCCCAACACGCTCGAGGTCGCCGAGTTCGAGGACTACACCTTCATCAGCGACTCGCACTTCGCGGTCGTCCCGCAGGGCCAGTCGGCGGACAAGATGTCCGCGATCCTGCTGCTCCTCAACGACCTGCTGACGCCCGAGCAGAACGCCAAGGCGTACGACAACGGCTACCACTACCCGGGCCCGTCGATCGAGGGCGCGACCCTCGACCTGGCGCCCGAGGACACGCAGGCCGTCATCGAGGAGTTCTCGCGCGACTGGTACGACGAGGCGATCGAGACGCACGAGGCGCAGACGCAGCTCGACGCCGCGTCGATCGTCGTCGCGTTCGACATCTGGGACCGCGAGGTCGGCGCCGGGAAGTTCGAGGCCAACTGA
- a CDS encoding LacI family DNA-binding transcriptional regulator: MAVSARDVARMAGVSVSTVSRTLARPDQVAPGTRDRVLAAAHALGYRANPAARSLITGRTGTLGLVVPDLENPYFTSVTKGVQKRAQAAGYALLVADSDEHSGQEAELVRNMASRVDGTVLCSPRASDDVIAGLAREFRLVLVNRRCGAIPAVTVDNADGVRQALHHLRALGHTRVAYVGGPRDSWSHGERLAAFRVAGEELALELVELGSFRPYVSGGVAAADILIASGASAVLAYNDLLALGLLERLRQRGVRVPQDVSVVGVDNVPVAALTSPALTSVEVPRMESGRAAVDLLLSEVRDDVPAARTVQELSVQLVVRESTGPPASAHGADVRLHAGAITT, encoded by the coding sequence ATGGCGGTGAGCGCACGAGACGTGGCCCGCATGGCGGGTGTCTCCGTCTCGACCGTCTCCCGCACGCTCGCGCGGCCCGACCAGGTCGCGCCCGGCACCCGGGACAGGGTGCTCGCGGCGGCGCACGCCCTGGGCTACCGCGCCAACCCCGCCGCGCGCAGCCTCATCACCGGCCGCACCGGGACGCTGGGCCTGGTCGTCCCGGACCTCGAGAACCCGTACTTCACGTCCGTGACCAAGGGCGTGCAGAAGCGCGCGCAGGCCGCGGGCTACGCGCTCCTGGTCGCCGACTCCGACGAGCACTCCGGCCAGGAGGCCGAGCTCGTGCGCAACATGGCCAGCCGCGTCGACGGGACCGTGCTGTGCTCGCCCCGCGCGTCCGACGACGTCATCGCCGGCCTCGCACGCGAGTTCCGCCTCGTCCTGGTCAACCGGCGCTGCGGCGCCATCCCGGCCGTGACGGTCGACAACGCCGACGGGGTGCGGCAGGCCCTGCACCACCTGCGCGCGCTCGGGCACACGAGGGTCGCGTACGTCGGCGGGCCGCGTGACTCGTGGTCCCACGGCGAGCGCCTCGCGGCCTTCCGCGTGGCGGGCGAGGAGCTCGCGCTCGAGCTGGTCGAGCTGGGCAGCTTCCGCCCGTACGTCTCGGGCGGCGTCGCCGCGGCCGACATCCTCATCGCGTCCGGGGCGAGCGCCGTGCTCGCCTACAACGACCTGCTCGCCCTCGGCCTCCTCGAGCGCCTGCGCCAGCGCGGCGTGCGCGTACCCCAGGACGTGAGCGTGGTCGGCGTCGACAACGTCCCCGTCGCGGCGCTGACCTCGCCCGCGCTCACGAGCGTCGAGGTGCCCCGCATGGAGAGCGGGCGCGCCGCCGTCGACCTCCTGCTCTCGGAGGTGCGCGACGACGTCCCCGCGGCCCGCACCGTGCAGGAGCTCTCCGTCCAGCTCGTCGTGCGCGAGAGCACCGGCCCGCCGGCCTCCGCGCACGGCGCCGACGTCCGTCTGCACGCGGGCGCCATCACGACCTGA